In a genomic window of Nocardiopsis mwathae:
- the purM gene encoding phosphoribosylformylglycinamidine cyclo-ligase: protein MAEGANTTPAYAAAGVDIAAGERAVDLMKRHVARTRRPEQVTDASGFAGLFRLDVAKYRAPVLATSTDGVGTKVLLAQQLDRHDTIGIDLVGMVVDDLVVSGAEPLFMTDYIACGAVVPERIAEIVGGIAEGCHQAGCALIGGETAEHPGAMEPDEYDLAGAGTGVVEADAVLGPDRVREGDAVIAMASSGLHSNGYSLVRHVVDRADLDLHAYVDELGGVLGEVLLTPTRVYAKDCMALTAGAEVHAFSHITGGGLAANLARSLPDGVDITIDRANWTPHPVFSYIAEQGGISREDMEATFNMGVGMVAIVSADSADAALAVLAERGLTAWTMGTVAPGSGQVRLVGEHG, encoded by the coding sequence GTGGCAGAGGGTGCCAACACCACACCGGCCTACGCCGCCGCCGGTGTCGACATCGCCGCCGGTGAGCGTGCGGTTGACCTGATGAAGCGGCACGTGGCGCGCACCCGGCGGCCGGAGCAGGTGACCGACGCCAGCGGCTTCGCCGGGCTGTTCCGCCTGGACGTCGCGAAGTACCGGGCTCCGGTGCTGGCCACCTCCACCGACGGGGTGGGCACCAAGGTGCTGCTGGCCCAGCAGCTGGACCGGCACGACACCATCGGCATCGACCTGGTCGGGATGGTGGTCGACGACCTCGTGGTCAGCGGCGCCGAACCGCTGTTCATGACCGACTACATCGCCTGCGGCGCGGTGGTGCCCGAGCGCATCGCCGAGATCGTCGGCGGCATCGCCGAGGGCTGCCACCAGGCGGGGTGCGCGCTGATCGGGGGCGAGACCGCCGAGCACCCGGGGGCGATGGAGCCCGACGAGTACGATCTCGCGGGTGCGGGCACCGGCGTCGTCGAGGCCGACGCGGTCCTGGGTCCCGACCGCGTGCGGGAGGGGGACGCGGTCATCGCGATGGCGTCTTCAGGCCTGCACTCCAACGGGTACTCGCTGGTCCGTCACGTGGTCGACCGGGCCGATCTGGACCTGCACGCGTACGTCGACGAGCTGGGCGGGGTACTGGGCGAGGTGCTGCTGACCCCCACGCGCGTCTACGCCAAGGACTGCATGGCGCTGACGGCCGGGGCGGAGGTGCACGCCTTCTCCCACATCACCGGCGGCGGGCTGGCCGCCAACCTGGCGCGCTCACTGCCGGACGGCGTCGACATCACCATCGACCGCGCGAACTGGACGCCCCACCCGGTGTTCTCCTACATCGCCGAGCAGGGCGGCATCTCACGGGAGGACATGGAGGCCACGTTCAACATGGGCGTGGGCATGGTCGCGATCGTCTCGGCCGACTCGGCCGACGCCGCTCTCGCCGTGCTGGCGGAGCGCGGGCTGACCGCGTGGACCATGGGAACGGTGGCCCCGGGATCCGGGCAGGTGCGACTCGTCGGTGAGCACGGCTGA
- a CDS encoding DUF3073 domain-containing protein, with product MGRGRAKAKQQKVARRLKYSSGGTDLDRLRSELGVAEGNTGSPDRYSEPTDSTYGDPYDDLVDRYADYADKYPTDDESSEDDSERSERSDSYR from the coding sequence ATGGGGCGCGGCCGAGCCAAGGCCAAGCAGCAGAAGGTCGCTCGGAGGCTGAAGTACAGCTCCGGCGGGACCGACCTTGACAGGCTGCGGTCGGAGCTGGGTGTCGCTGAGGGCAATACGGGGAGTCCGGACCGGTACTCGGAGCCGACGGATTCCACCTATGGGGACCCATACGACGACCTGGTCGACCGTTATGCGGACTACGCGGACAAGTACCCGACCGATGACGAGTCCTCGGAGGACGACTCCGAGCGCTCTGAGCGGTCGGACAGCTACCGCTGA